In Amycolatopsis sp. EV170708-02-1, the following are encoded in one genomic region:
- a CDS encoding ferredoxin has product MSWKVDVDGNTCIGSGMCAALMPEVFELEGAVATVVKGEVDPDETVLDAADSCPAMAIEVTEKGEVIGPRP; this is encoded by the coding sequence ATGAGCTGGAAAGTCGACGTCGATGGCAACACGTGCATCGGCTCGGGGATGTGCGCGGCGCTGATGCCGGAGGTCTTCGAACTCGAAGGCGCCGTGGCGACGGTGGTCAAAGGGGAGGTGGATCCGGACGAGACGGTGCTCGACGCGGCGGATTCCTGCCCGGCGATGGCCATCGAGGTGACCGAAAAGGGTGAGGTGATCGGGCCGCGGCCCTGA